CGAGGCGAACGCCGGGTCGGCCATCTCTTTTATATCTGCCCCCGCCGCGAAGGCGCGGTCGGAGCCGGTGATGACGATCGCGCCGACGCCGTCATCCGCGTCGTGCGCCGCGACTGCGGCGCCGATCTCGACGATCATCGCCGTATTCAGCGCATTCAGCGCCTGCGGCCGGTTGAGAATGACCACGCCGACGCGGCCGTGGGTTTCGCTGATGATAAACTCTGCCATCTCGTCTCTATTATCAGCGCTGGCAGACCGGGCAATAGAAGGTCGAGCGGCCGGAGTGGACTTTGCGGCGGATGGTGCCGCCGTCCTTGCGCGGGCAGGGTTCGCCCTCGCGGTCGTAAACCGCGAACGTGTGCTGGAAATCGCCGAGCTCGCCGCTGGTCTGGATATGATCGCGGAGCGACGAGCCGCCGGCCTTGATCGCGGCCTCCAGCACCTCGCGGATGGCGAGCGCCAATGCGTCGGCTTTCGGCTTGCCCTGTTTCGTCGCCAGCGTGCCGGCCTTGCGGTCGGGCGACAGCCGCGCCCGCCACAGCGCCTCGCACACATATATATTGCCGAGGCCGGCGATCAGCCGCTGGTCCATCAGCGCCGCCTTCAGCGGTGCCTTCCGCCCCTTGAACAATGTCGCGATGAAGGCGCCGTCGAGTTCGTTGCCGAGCGGCTCGATGCCCATTGCCTTGAAGTGCTTCGAACCCGCGAGATCGGCACGCGGCAATAAATCCATCAGCCCGAAGCGGCGCGGATCGTTGAAGACGATGGTGACGCCGGGCTTCTTCCCCAGCCCCGACATATGGAAAACGACATGGTCGTGGGCGCTGAGCTTGGAGCGCGGATGGTAGGGATCGGCGGTCGAGCGCACCTTGCCGCCGGGCTCCTCGATGCGGAACGAGCCCGACATGCCGAGATGCATGACCAGCGCCGCGCCGTCGTCTAGATCGAGCACCAGATATTTGGCGCGACGGCCGACCGAGACGACCTTCCGGCCGGTCAGCCGCTTGGCGAAACTGCGCGGGAAGGGGACGCGGAGATCGGCCCGCCGCTGCTCGACCTCGAGGATCGTCGCGCCCTCCATCGCCGGAGCAAGGCCGCGGCGGACGGTTTCGACTTCGGGCAGTTCCGGCATCGGGGCTAACCCTTTGGCAAGGCGGGACGACGATAGCTGCTAGAAGTGGCATGGGCTATGGTCCGCCCCGAATCTGGCAGGAGCCTCGGCAGGCGCGATGAACACCAAACCGGCAGCGGCAGAAACCGGCGACGAGGGCCGCGCCTCGTTCGGCTTCCGCGACGTGCCGGCCGGCGACAAGCAGCGGCTGGTCGATGACGTCTTCGCCAAGGTCGCCGCCCGCTACGACCTGATGAACGACCTCATGTCCGGCGGCCTCCACCGTTTGTGGAAGGACGCGATGGTCGCCTGGCTGGCGCCGCCACGCGCTTCTTCTTATTCCTACCGCGTGCTCGACGTTGCCGGCGGCACCGGCGACATCGCCTTCCGCATCGCCGAGCGTTCGGCGAGCGCAACGATCACGGTCGCCGACATCAACGCCAACATGCTCGCCGTCGGCGAGACGCGCGCCGCGGAGCGCAAGCTTGGCGAGCGCGTCGCCTTCGTTGAGGCCAACGCCGAGGCGCTGCCCTTCGGCAACGGCATATATGACGCCGTCACCATCGCCTTCGGCATCCGCAATGTGCCGCGCATCGACAGGGCATTGTCGGAGGCGCACCGCGTGCTGAAGCCGGGCGGGCGATTCCTGTGCCTGGAATTCTCCGCCGTCGATGTCGCGGTGCTCGACAAGATCTACGAGCTCTATTCCTTCAACGTCATACCGAAGATGGGCGAATGGGTGCTGGGCGACCCGCAGCCCTATCAGTACCTCGTCGAATCGATCCGCAAGTTCCCCAACCAGGCGCGCTTCGCCGCCATGATCGAGGCCGCCGGCTTCAAGCGCGTCACCCACCGCAATCTTTCCGGCGGCATCGCCGCGATGCATTCCGGGTGGAAGATTTAGCCGCATGGCGGACGTCGCCGCGCTCTTCCGCCTCGCCCGTGCCGGCTTCATTCTGGCGCGCGCCGGCGCGTTCTCGCTGGCCGATCCGGAAGCCTTGCCGGCCGGGCCGCGCGCGCTGGTGCATTTCGCCGCGATGCTCGGTCCGCAGAATATCTCGGACGGCGAGCGCGCCGAGCGCCTGACGCTGGCGCTGCAGAAACTGGGGCCGTCGTACCTGAAATTCGGCCAGTTCCTGGCAACGCGGCCCGATCTCATCGGCCGCGAGGCCGCCGATGTCCTCGGCCGCCTGCGCGACGAGATCCCGCCGTTCCCCGACGCCGAGGCGCGCCTGATCGTGGCGCATTCGCTCGGCCGCCCGGTCGAGGCGATTTTCGCCTCGTTCTCGCCGCCGGTCGCCGCCGCCTCGATCGCGCAGGTCCACAAGGCCGACATAGCGCTGCCCGACGGCGGCACGCGCACTGTCGCGGTCAAGGTGCTGCGGCCCGGCGTCCGCGATCGTTTCCGGCGCGACCTCGAGACATTCTTCGCCGGCGCGCGCTTTGTCGAGTGGGCTGACCCGGCATCGCGCCGCCTGCGTCCGGTGGTCATCGTCGGCACGCTGGCAAAGTCGGTCGCGATCGAGATGGACCTGCGGCTGGAAGCCGCCGCGCTCTCCGAGATGGCGGAACTCACCGCCGGCGACCTCGGCTTCCGCGTGCCCAAGGTCGAATGGGAACTGACCGCGCGCGACGTGCTGACGCTCGAATGGATCGACGGAATAAAACTGTCGGACATCGCCGCGATCCGCGCCGCCGGGCACGACCTCGTCGCGCTGGCGCGGCGGCTGATGCAGGCGTTCCTCCGCCAGGCGCTGCGCGACGGCTTCTTCCATGCCGACATGCACCAGGGCAATTTCTTCATCGACCCGGCCGGCAACATCGTCGCCATCGATTTCGGCATCATGGGCCGATTGGGGCCGAAGGAGCGCAAGTTCCTCGCCGAGATTCTGCTGGGCTTCATCACGCGCGATTATCGCCGCGTCGCCGAGGTGCATTTCGAGGCCGGCTACGTCCCGCGCACGCATGCCGTCGACGATTTTGCGCAGGCGATCCGGGCCATCGGCGAGCCGATCCACGGCCAGCCGGCGCGCGACATCTCGATGGCGCGGCTGCTGACGCTGCTCTTCGAGGTCACCGAAATTTTCGACATGGAGACGCGGCCGGAGCTTCTGCTGCTGCAGAAGACGATGGTCGTGGTCGAGGGCGTGGCGCGCTCGCTCGATCCGGATTTCGACATGTGGACCGTGTCCGAGCCGGTGATCCGCGAATGGATCGAGCGCAACCTCGGGCCGGCCGGAAAGCTGGAGCAGGCGGTGGAGGGGCTGCAGTCGCTCGGCCGCCTCGCCGGCGAATTGCCGGAACTCGCGGCGCGCGCCGAGCGCCTGTCGCGCGAGTTCGACCAGATGGGCGAGCGCGGCATCCGGCTTGATCCCGCGACCATCGAGGACATTGGCCGCGCCGAGGCGCGCGAAGGCCGCTGGGGCCGCATCGCGCTGGTGGTGATCGCGGTCGTCGCGGTGATCGTCGGGCTGAAGCTGGTCTTCTGACGTGAGCCGCGCGTTCGTCAAGGAAGGCGACGGCGAGGACGACGGCCTCCCCGACCGCGCGATCTCGCAGCATCCGAACTACGTCACGGCGAATGGGCTGGCGCTGATCGATGCGGAGCTGGCGCGTCTCACATCTGCATTGGCCGACGCCGGCGACGACCGCGCCGTGCGCGCCAGCGTGGAACGCGATCTTCGCTACTGGCGCTCGCGCCGCGCCACCGCCGAGGTCGTGCCGCCACCCGCCGACACGAGCGAGGTGCGCTTCGGCGCGACGGTGACGATCGAGCGCGACGATGGACGCCGCCAGACGTGGCGTATCGTCGGCGAGGACGAAGCCGATCCGGCGAAGGGCACGCTGTCGTATGTATCGCCGCTGGCGACGGCGTTGTCGGGTAAGGGCGTTGGCGATGTCATCGAGGTCGCGGGCGGGGAGGCGGAGATCGTCGCGATCGGGTGAGGTCTCGGTTGGTCACTTCTCTCGGCACAGTGCCAGTTAGTCACCTCTCCCTGAGGCAGGAGGGTGAGGGGTCAGGGACGTCTCGCCTAAGACTTCGGTCCGGCCATCGCCAAAAACTCCGGTCCCTAACCCTCACCCTTTTCGCCTAATTCGCTTCGCTCGTTGCTGGATATATCCACTGTAACAGGATATATCCATCAATATGACCAAGAACGACCTCGTTGAACGGTTAAAACAGCGCCTTGCCGCCAGCGGCGGAACCGCGATGGCGATCTCTCTGAAGGCCGGCCTCGGCAAGGGCGTCGTCAGCGACATCATCTCCGGCAAGTCAGCGAACCCCGGCATCGAAACCCTGCGCGCCATCGCCGGCGCACTGGACTGCGAGCTCGCCGACCTGATCGCCGGCGCGCCGTCGCCGTCGTCCGGCAAGCGCACCGTCGTCTTGATCATCGGCGGCGGCATCGCTGCGTACAAATCGCTCGACCTGATCCGGCGGCTCGCCGAACGCGGCGTGACCGTACGCGCGATCATGACTAAGGCGGCACAGGAGTTCGTGACGCCGCTGTCGGTCGGCGCGCTGACCGGCGGGCGCGTGTTCACCGAGCTGTTCGACCGCGAAGACGAGCACGATGTCGGGCATATCCGTCTGGCGCGCGAGGCCGAGGCGATCGTCGTCGCGCCCGCTACTGCCGACCTGATGGCGCGCATGGCATCCGGTCGCGCCGACGATCTTGCCACCGCCGTGCTGCTCGCGACGCGCGCGCCGGTGCTGCTCGCGCCGGCGATGAACCCGGCGATGTGGGCGAATCGCGCCACGCAACGCAACCTCGCGACGTTGCGCGCCGATGGCATCCGCTTCGTCGGGCCGAACCGGGGCGAGATGGCCGAGCGCAACGAGGTCGGGTTGGGCCGCATGGCCGAGCCGCTGGAGATCGCCGCGGCGCTCGGTGCGCTGTTCGGCGGCGGCGCGCTTGCCGGCAAGCATGTGCTGGTGACATCGGGCCCGACCCACGAGCCGATCGACCCGGTGCGCTATCTCGCCAACCGATCCTCCGGCCGCCAGGGCCACGCCATCGCCGAGGCCGCCGCCCGCGCCGGCGCCAGGGTCACGCTCGTGTCCGGGCCGGTGTCGCTGCCCGATCCCCCCGGCGTGACGACGGTGCACGTCGAGACGGCGGCCGAGATGCTGGCCGCGGTGGAGAAGGCGCTGCCGGCCGATGTCGCGGTCTTCGCCGCTGCGGTGGCGGACTGGCGCGCGGCGTCGCCGGTGGGTGCCAAGATCAAAAAGGACGGGACAGGCCGGCCGCCGCCCTTGGCGCTGGCCGAAAACCCCGACATTCTCGCCACCGTCGCGCGGAACCGCGACAAGCGGCCGGCGTTGGTCGTGGGCTTCGCCGCCGAGACGGACAACCTGATCGCCAACGCGGGCAAGAAGCTGAAGGCGAAGGGCGCCGACTGGATCGTCGCCAACGATGTGTCGGCCGAAGGCGGCGTCATGGGCGGGGAGGACAACACCGTGCACATTATCAGCGCGCCCGGGGGCGACGTCCGGATCGAGGACTGGCCGAAGATGTCGAAGACCGAGGTCGCCGCGCGGCTGGTGGCGAAGATCGCGGAGGCAATCGCGCAATGATCTCCGTGCCGCTCACCATTCCTGTCCAGCGCCTGCCGCATGGCGAAGGCCTGCCGTTGCCCGCCGCCAAGACGAGCGGCGCCGCCGGGCTCGACCTGCCGGCAGCGGTGGAAGATGCGGTGCTAATCCCCGTCGGCGGGCGCGCGCTGATCCCGACCGGCTTCGCCATCGCGCTGCCGGAAGGCTACGAGGGCCAGGTGCGGCCGCGCTCCGGCCTCGCCGTGCAGTTCGGCGTCACGGTGCTGAACGCGCCCGGCACGATCGATGCGGACTATCGCGGCGAGGTGAAGGTGCCGCTGATCAATCTCGGCCACGAGCCGTTCACGGTGACGCGTGGCATGCGTATCGCGCAACTGGTGATCGCGCCCGTCGTCGGCGCCAAGCTGGTGGAAGCGACGACGCTCGACGAAACCGCGCGCGCCAAAGGCGGCTTCGGTTCGACCGGGGTTTAGGGTTAGTATCCCGCCGCGTAGAGTCGGAGGGACGTGCGACGATGCCTGACACGCCGAAGAAGCCCGGACGCGGCCGCATCTACGACTCGATCACCGACACCATCGGCGACACGCCGCTGGTCCGTCTCGACCGCATCGCGGCGATGAAGGACGTGCCGGCGCACCTGCTGGCCAAGCTCGAATTTTTCAATCCGATCTCCAGCGTCAAGGATCGCATCGGCGTCGCGATGATCGATGCGCTGGAGGCGGCCGGCAAGATCAGTCCCGGCGTCAACACGCTGGTCGAGCCGACCTCGGGCAACACCGGCATCGCGCTCGCCTTCGTCGCGGCAGCGCGCGGCTATCGCCTGATCCTGGTGATGCCCGAGACGATGTCGCTCGAGCGGCGCAAGATGCTGAAGCTGATGGGCGCCGAACTGGTGCTGACCGACGGCACCAAGGGCATGAAGGGCGCCATCGCGCGCGCCGAGGAAATCCTGCGCGAGACGCCGGATGCGGTCGTGCCCGGCCAGTTCGTCAATCCGGCGAACCCCGAGATCCATCGCAAGACCACTGCCGAGGAAATCTGGAACGACACCAACGGCGAGGTCGACGCCTTCATCGCCGGCGTCGGCACCGGCGGCACGATCACCGGCGTCGGGCAGATATTGAAACAGCGGAAGCCCGGCGTGCGCATCATCGCGGTCGAGCCGGCGGAGAGTCCGGTGCTGTCCGGCGGCAATCCGGGGCCGCACAAGATCCAGGGCATCGGCGCGGGATTCGTGCCGCAGATACTCGACACCAAGGTCTACGACGAGGTGATCAAGGTGCCGACCGAGGAGGCGTTCTCCTATGCGCGGCTCTGCGCGCGCGTCGAAGGCATCCCCGTCGGCATCTCGTCGGGCGCCGCGATCTCGGCGGCGGTCACCGTCGGCCAGCGCCCCGAGATGAAGGGCAAGAACATCGTGCTGATCATCCCTTCGTTCGCCGAGCGCTATCTGTCGACGGCGCTGTTCGAGGGGCTGGACTAGGTCGGGTGTCGTCCCGCGGAGGCGGGGACCCAGCAACCGCAAACGGTGCGCAGGGAGTATCGGCCGGCGTCTACCGGATCCCGCCTTCGCGGGACGACAAGGGTGCGTAGGGAGCGTCACGGCAACAAGGGAGGGGCATCCATGCCAACGGCAGTTAGCATCAGCTACTTCGCGGTCATCGTCGCCGCGATCGTGAAATTCGCCATCGGCGCGGCGTGGTATTCGCCGGCGCTGTTCGCCAAGCAATGGCAATCGCTGATTGGATTGACCGAGGCGCAGGTGCGCGCCGGCCTCGTTCCGGCGCTGGTCGCGGAAGCCGTCGGCGACCTGATCATGGCCTACGTGCTGGCGCGCTTCGTCGCGCACTACGGCGCCGGCGGCATCGGCGGCGGCCTGCTCATCGGCTTCATGGCGTGGCTGGGTTTCGTCGCCACCGTCATGGCCAACCAGATTTTCTACGAGCGCAAGCCGCAGCAACTGGTCGTCATCAACGGCGGCTACATGCTGGTGTCGCTGCTGGTCATGGGCGCCATCTTCGGCGTCTGGCACGGCTAGCGGCGCAAAAAAGCAGGCCCGCCACCGCGCGGGCCATCGAGCGAAAAGGGCGAGGAAAAATGAGTTTCAAGTTCACGGCTTCCGACGTCATCCCGGCGAGCCCGCGCGCCGTCTACGACGCCTGGCTGGATTCCAAGGCGCACGGCGCCATGACCGGCAGCAAGGCGAAGGCCTCGACCAAGGTTGGCGCCAAATGGTCGGCGACCGACGCCTATTGCTGGGGCACGAACCTCGAGCTGAAGGCGGGCAAGAAGATCGTCCAGTCCTGGCGCTCGGCCGATTTCGCCGAAGGCGACCCGGACTCGAAGATCAGCATCACGCTGAAGCCGGTCGCCGGCGGCACCAAACTGGTCCTGCTGCACTCGGCCATCCCCGACAGCCAGAAGGACGGCGGCTACAAGCAGGGCTGGGCGGATTATTACTTCACGCCGATGAAGGCGTATTTCGCGAAGCTTGGGGCGAAGAAAAAGCCGGCGAAGACCGCGGCGAAGAAGAAGACCGCGGCGAAGCGGTAGCCGAGAGACACCCCTCCCCAAAACGCCTTCGGCGTTTTGACCCTCCGCAAGGGGAGGGTTCGTCGTGGGGGATCACCGAGTCTCAACAAGCTCCGCTTGAGCCCTCCCCTTGCGGGAGGGCCAAAACCGCTTTTCGCGGTTTTGGGGAGGGGTGCTCTCCTCCGCAGGGCGTCGCTTACTTCACCTCGTCCGACCACACCTTGAACCCGGCCAGCGTCGTCATGCCGAACGAGTTCGAGATCGCGACGTCGGAGGCGTCGCGCCCGGTCGCGATCAGGATGCGGCCGATGCGCGGCTTGTTGTGGCGCGCGTCGAAGGTGTGCCAGCGCCCGCCGAGATAGGCCTCGAACCAGGCCGAGAAATCCATCGGCGCGGGATCGTAGGGCACGCCGATGTCGCCGAGGTAGCCGGTGACGTAGCGCGCCGGGATGTTCATGCAGCGGCACAGGGTGACCGCGAGATGCGCGAAGTCGCGGCAGACGCCGCCGCGCTCGACATGCACGTCGGACGCCGACTTCGTCGGCCGCGCCATCTCGTAGCCGAACTTCACGTGCTCGTGGACGTAGTCGCAGATCGCCGCGACGCGCCCCCACCCCGGCGGCGTGTTGCCGAACAGGCGCCACGCCGTGTCGCTGAGCTTGTCGGTCTCGCAATAGCGCGAGCCAAGCAGGTAGACGAGCACCTCGGAGGGCAGGTCGGTGATGTCGTGCTGGATCGCGTCCGGTGTCACCGGATCGGGCAGTCCGCTGTCGTTGATCAGCGCGTCGAGCGTCAGGTGCGTCGTCCCGGCTTCCAGCACGGTGCGGCTGCACAGGTTGCCGAAGCTGTCGACGTACTCGGTGAGCACCACCGACGGATCGGAGCGGATGACGTCCGGCGTCACCAGATCGCCGGCGCGGGAATGGTGGACGCGGAGCGAGAGCAGGAACGGCGTGCGCTGGACGCACTGGTAGGCGATGTCGAAGCCGATGCGTATTTGCATGCGTGAACCTTAGCACCACCCTTGTGTTCATGGGCGATGCAAGAGCAGCGCCAAGAACCTCGTCAATACCGCGGGTAGTGGTTAGGTTCCACGCATGGAACTCAGCCCGGAAGAAATCCAGCGCTACGCCCGCCATATCGTCCTGATGGGCGTCGGCGGGCCGGGGCAGCAGAAGCTGAAAGCGGCGCGCGTGCTGATCGTCGGCGCCGGCGGCCTGGGCAGCCCGGCCATCCAGTATCTCGCCGCCGCCGGCGTCGGCACCATCGGCGTCGTCGACGATGACGTCGTGTCGCTGTCGAACCTGCAGCGGCAGGTGATCCACGACACCGGCAGCATCGGCACGGCCAAGGTCGGGAGCGCCGCCGCGGCGGTCGCCAGGCTTAATCCGCACGTCAAGGTGGAAACGCATCGGACCCGCATCGGCGCGGACAACGCTGCAGCGCTGATCGCTGCCTACGATGTGATCGCCGACTGCTCGGATAACTTCACCACGCGCTATCTCGTCTCGGATACCTGCTTCCATGCGAAGAAGACGCTGGTCACGGCTGCGGTCGGCCAGTTCGACGGCTCGCTGACGACGCTGAAGCCGCAGGCGAAGGGCGCCGACGGCGCACCCAACCCGACGTACCGCTGCCTGTTCCCCGAGGCGCCGCCGGATGGTCTGCTGCCGACGTGCGCCCAGGCCGGCATCCTCGGCGCGCTGGTCGGCGTCGTCGGCGCGCTGCAGGCGCTGGAGGTCATCAAGGAGATCGTCGGCTACGGCGAGCTGCTGATCGGGCGCCTGCTGCTGATGGACGCGCGCGACATGCGCTTCGAGACCGTCGAGTATCGCTGGAGCCCGGCGAACCCGCTGAACGGCACGACCTAGCGCGGCCGCGTTGACCTTCGCTTAACGCTCCGCGCCGATAGTCAGGCGTTCGGGCATTTTGCGTAAGCGTTGCGTTCGGGGAACGGGTCATGCGGGGGATGCTGGGCAGGGCAGTGGCGGCTTTCGCCGTCGTGGCGGCCGTCGCCGGCGGGGCGATTTTCATGCTGGAGGGCGGCCACGCCGCGGCGTCATCGGCCTCCGCGCCGGCCGCAGTCGATGTCCCCGACCCGGCGGTAGCGCTCGGCAAGAGCGGCCTGCCGCTGCCGCGCTTCGTCAGCCTCAAGGCCGGCCGCGTCAACGTCCGCGTCGGGCCGGGCGAGGACTACAAGGTCGCCTGGGTCTTCACCAAATCCGCACTGCCCGTCGAGATTATCCAGGAATTCGACACCTGGCGCCGCATCCGCGATTCGGACGGGCAGATGGGCTGGGTGTTCCACTCGCTGCTCTCCGGCAAGCGTACCGCTGTCGTGACGCCGTGGGCCAAGGGCGATCCGCTGCCGGTGCGCGCCCGCGCCACTGCCGATGCCGCCGTCACCGCCTATCTCCAGCCGGGCGTCGAAGCCGCCGTCGATCGTTGCAACGGCGGCTGGTGCAATCTCTCCGGCCAGGGTTTCTCGGGCTGGATCGAGCAGAGCCAGTTGTGGGGCGTGTATCCGGACGAGGTGGTAGACTGAGCGTCGGGGAGTGGGAGAGACACCCCTCCCGAAAACGCCTTCGGCGTTTTGACCCCCCCACAAGGGGAGGGTTCAGCAGGCGGAGTTTGTTGAGGCGTGCTTTTTTAACGAGGCGAACCCTCTCCTTGCGGGAGGGTCAAACGGCGGAAAGCCGTTTGGGGAGGGGCGTGTCTCCTCCCCGCTGACGGTGACTAGCCCTGCCGAATCCGCCGCAGGCGCACGACCACATCGACCCGCGTGATCTCGTATCCCGGCGGCGGTGTCGGCACGTTGCCTACGCCCATCTCGCCTTCCGGAATGTCGAGCACCTCGTTCGAGTCCTCGACGAAGAAGTGGTGATGGTCGCTGATGTTGGTGTCGAAGTACGTCTTCGACCCGTCGACCGCGACCTCGCGCAGCAGACCCGCTTCGGTGAACTGGTGCAGCGTGTTGTAGATCGTGGCGAGCGACACCGGCACCTTCTCGACCGTCGCCTCGTCGTGGAGGCTCTCGGCGCTGATGTGGCGGTTGCCGCGGGCGAAGAGAATCTCGGCGAGCGCGACGCGCTGGCGGGTCGGCCGCAATCCCGACTTGCGAAGCATCGTGCGGATTTCCGGCCGCGTCACGGCCGGGACATAGATCAAATCGTGGTTCATCGTCGTCTTTCTTAACCGGCGTTCAAGGCGCCGGCGTCTCGTGGCGACCTAAGGTCCAGTGCAAGTATAGGTTCGCGTTGCCGGCTTAGCAACGAAACCCGCACAGTTCTGCCGCTCGCACCGGCGGAAAGCAACGCACCGCGACGTGCGTATTTTGTCGCTGCCCGCGTGCACTGCACCGTTGAAAGGGCGGGATTGCGCCGTTTTCGCCTACCGCCCCTTGTGGCGACGGTTCCGGTGCTATGTTAAGAGGGCGCTTCGGTCGCGCCCCGCCGCGGCGCGGCAGGCGGCAACAATCGGGACAAAAGTCGACGGATGACACTGGCCATGCCTGACTTGAACGACACGCGGGCGAACGCCTTCGACTACGAGGCGCTTCTCTCCTGTGGTCGTGGAGAATTGTTCGGGCCGGGCAACGCCCAACTGCCGATGCCGCCGATGCTGATGTTCGACCGCATCACCTCGATCACCGAAGAAGGCGGCGAGCACGGCAAGGGGCAGATCCGCGCCGAGCTCGACGTGAAGCCCGACCTCTGGTTCTTCGCCTGCCACTTCAAGGGCGATCCGGTCATGCCCGGCTGCCTCGGCCTCGACGCCATGTGGCAGATGCTGGGATTTTTCCTGGGCTGGATCGGCGGCAAGGGCAGGGGCCGCGCGCTGCAGGCCGGCGAGATCAAGTTTTCCGGCATGGTGCTGCCGGGCGCGAAGCTGGTTGAGTACGGCGTCGACCTGAAGCGCGTGCTCCGCTCCAAGCTGGTGCTGGGCATCGGCGACGGCTGGCTTAAGGTCGATGGCAACACCATCTACCAGGCGAAGGATCTGAAGGTCGGCCTGTTCCAGGGTGCCGCGGAGCCGTCGGTCGGCTAGTTGCCGCTAAACCCTGAGCCCGACCGGGATGAGGAAGCTTGAGACATGAAACGCGTCGTCGTCACCGGCATGGGCATCGTTTCCTCGATCGGGAACTCGACTCAGGAGGTCATGGCTTCGCTGCATGAAGCGAAGCCGGGCATCTCGTTCGCCGAGGATTACGCCAAGCTCGGTTTCCGCTGCCGCGTCCAGGGCGCGCCCCAACTCGATCCGTCGACCATGGTCGATCGCCGCGCCATGCGCTTCCACGGCGGCGGCACGGCGTGGAACCACGTCGCCATGGATCAGGCGATCCAGGACTCCGGGCTCGAGGCCAGCGAGATTTCCAATATCCGTACCGGCCTGATCATGGGCTCGGGCGGCCCCTCGACCCGCACCATCGTCGAGGCCGCCGACATCACGCGCGAGAAGGGCCCGAAGCGCGTCGGTCCGTTCGCCGTGCCGAAGGCGATGTCGTCGACCGCGTCGGCGACGCTATCGACGTGGTTCAAGATCAAGGGCGTCAGCTACTCGATCTCGTCGGCCTGCTCGACCTCGTCGCATTGCATCGGCAACGCCGCCGAGCTCATCCAGATGGGCAAGCAGGACGTCATGTTCGCCGGCGGCTGCGAGGAACTCGACTGGTCGCTGTCGGTGCTGTTCGACGCGATGGGCGCGATGTCGTCGCACTTCAACGAGACGCCGGCGAAAGCTTCGCGTGCCTATGACGTGAGCCGCGACGGCTTCGTCATCGCCGGCGGCGCCGGTGTCGTCGTGCTGGAGGAACTGGAACACGCGAAGGCCCGCGGCGCTCGCATCTACGGCGAGGTCATCGGCTACGGCGCCACCTCCGACGGCTTCGACATGGTGCTGCCGTCGGGCGAGGGCGCCGAGCGCTGCATGCGCCTGGCGCTGCAGGGCGTCCACGACAAGATCGACTACATCAACCCGCACGCCACCTCGACGCCGGCCGGGGATCCGCCCGAGATCGACGCCATTCGCCGCGTCTTCGGCACCGGCGACAAGTGCCCGCCGATCTCGGCGACCAAGTCGCTGACCGGCCATTCGCTGGGCGCCACCGGCGTGCAGGAGACGATTTACTCGCTGCTGATGATGAACAACGGCTTCATCTGCGAGAGCGCCAATATCGACGAGCTCGATCCGGCGTTTGCCGACATGCCGATCGTCCGCAAACGCATCGACAACGTCGAAGTGAATACCGTGCTGTCGAATTCGTTCGGCTTCGGCGGCACCAACGCCACGCTGGTTCTGCAGCGTTACAACGGGTAGCCGGAACTAACTCCGGGGGGAGACGCGTTCCAATGTCGACGGGGTTGATGTCCGGCAAGCGCGGCCTCGTCATGGGCGTCGCCAACGATCACTCGATCGCCTGGGGGATCGCCAAGCGCCTCGCCGCCGAGGGCGCCGAGCTCGCCTTCACCTATCAGACCGAGCAATTGGCCAAGCGCGTCAAGCCGCTGGCGCAGTCGGTCAACTCG
The sequence above is drawn from the Bauldia sp. genome and encodes:
- the cysK gene encoding cysteine synthase A produces the protein MPDTPKKPGRGRIYDSITDTIGDTPLVRLDRIAAMKDVPAHLLAKLEFFNPISSVKDRIGVAMIDALEAAGKISPGVNTLVEPTSGNTGIALAFVAAARGYRLILVMPETMSLERRKMLKLMGAELVLTDGTKGMKGAIARAEEILRETPDAVVPGQFVNPANPEIHRKTTAEEIWNDTNGEVDAFIAGVGTGGTITGVGQILKQRKPGVRIIAVEPAESPVLSGGNPGPHKIQGIGAGFVPQILDTKVYDEVIKVPTEEAFSYARLCARVEGIPVGISSGAAISAAVTVGQRPEMKGKNIVLIIPSFAERYLSTALFEGLD
- the moeB gene encoding molybdopterin-synthase adenylyltransferase MoeB yields the protein MELSPEEIQRYARHIVLMGVGGPGQQKLKAARVLIVGAGGLGSPAIQYLAAAGVGTIGVVDDDVVSLSNLQRQVIHDTGSIGTAKVGSAAAAVARLNPHVKVETHRTRIGADNAAALIAAYDVIADCSDNFTTRYLVSDTCFHAKKTLVTAAVGQFDGSLTTLKPQAKGADGAPNPTYRCLFPEAPPDGLLPTCAQAGILGALVGVVGALQALEVIKEIVGYGELLIGRLLLMDARDMRFETVEYRWSPANPLNGTT
- a CDS encoding transglutaminase family protein → MQIRIGFDIAYQCVQRTPFLLSLRVHHSRAGDLVTPDVIRSDPSVVLTEYVDSFGNLCSRTVLEAGTTHLTLDALINDSGLPDPVTPDAIQHDITDLPSEVLVYLLGSRYCETDKLSDTAWRLFGNTPPGWGRVAAICDYVHEHVKFGYEMARPTKSASDVHVERGGVCRDFAHLAVTLCRCMNIPARYVTGYLGDIGVPYDPAPMDFSAWFEAYLGGRWHTFDARHNKPRIGRILIATGRDASDVAISNSFGMTTLAGFKVWSDEVK
- the irrA gene encoding iron response transcriptional regulator IrrA translates to MNHDLIYVPAVTRPEIRTMLRKSGLRPTRQRVALAEILFARGNRHISAESLHDEATVEKVPVSLATIYNTLHQFTEAGLLREVAVDGSKTYFDTNISDHHHFFVEDSNEVLDIPEGEMGVGNVPTPPPGYEITRVDVVVRLRRIRQG
- the fabA gene encoding 3-hydroxyacyl-[acyl-carrier-protein] dehydratase FabA, whose protein sequence is MPDLNDTRANAFDYEALLSCGRGELFGPGNAQLPMPPMLMFDRITSITEEGGEHGKGQIRAELDVKPDLWFFACHFKGDPVMPGCLGLDAMWQMLGFFLGWIGGKGRGRALQAGEIKFSGMVLPGAKLVEYGVDLKRVLRSKLVLGIGDGWLKVDGNTIYQAKDLKVGLFQGAAEPSVG
- a CDS encoding DUF1761 domain-containing protein, whose translation is MPTAVSISYFAVIVAAIVKFAIGAAWYSPALFAKQWQSLIGLTEAQVRAGLVPALVAEAVGDLIMAYVLARFVAHYGAGGIGGGLLIGFMAWLGFVATVMANQIFYERKPQQLVVINGGYMLVSLLVMGAIFGVWHG
- a CDS encoding SRPBCC domain-containing protein, which codes for MSFKFTASDVIPASPRAVYDAWLDSKAHGAMTGSKAKASTKVGAKWSATDAYCWGTNLELKAGKKIVQSWRSADFAEGDPDSKISITLKPVAGGTKLVLLHSAIPDSQKDGGYKQGWADYYFTPMKAYFAKLGAKKKPAKTAAKKKTAAKR
- a CDS encoding SH3 domain-containing protein, yielding MRGMLGRAVAAFAVVAAVAGGAIFMLEGGHAAASSASAPAAVDVPDPAVALGKSGLPLPRFVSLKAGRVNVRVGPGEDYKVAWVFTKSALPVEIIQEFDTWRRIRDSDGQMGWVFHSLLSGKRTAVVTPWAKGDPLPVRARATADAAVTAYLQPGVEAAVDRCNGGWCNLSGQGFSGWIEQSQLWGVYPDEVVD